GCAGTGTCCTGGGTGTAAGGAGTAGCAACAGGTGCCTGGTCCTGCCTCACTGCTcagatgcagcactgcagccagcacagacacGAAGGCACTTGGCAAGAGCAGCTGCTTTTAGGCCCACAAATAGCTGGTCTGTCAAAACAAGTTCTCGAAGAACTTCTTATTTGGAAAAGACTGACTGCTTTCCACATTTCCTTTGGTTCACTTAAGGAACTTTTTGCCCAGGGGAATTCAGTACAGCTACCTCCCTCACAGTAGCCATCAGTTTTGGCCACATTGCAAAGTAGTATATTTCCACATTTCTCCCCTCTCAGCCTGACTTTTCAGCCAGGCTTCCTCTTCCTGCACCAAGTCAATCCAGttggttgttttctgtttgccttTGAGCAGTTCTGGCGCTATGGAGACTGGGTGGATGTCGTCATCGATGACTGCTTACCCACCTACAACAACCAGCTGGTCTTTACCAAGTCCTCCCAGCGCAACGAGTTCTGGAGCGCCCTGCTGGAAAAGGCCTATGCAAAGTAAGGCGAACcgcggggctgtgccgggctgcCCAGCGAGGCTCTGCTTGGGCGGTCCTTACTCCGCTGCACACAGCGTTTAGAAGCACACAGAGATTATACCTAAATACACCAATGCCTTTTCCCATGCCTTGGAGTTGGGGATGGGTTAAAGTGTATTTTCTAAGAAGTTTTGCTACTCATTCAGAAATCTACATTTGATTTTCAgcatatctttctttttttcctatgtgcACAGGTGGTGTGTTTTAGAACTTTTAATTTGTGAGTTACCAGGCAGATGGGTTGTGGGATTTTAGTATGTGTGTTTACATAGCTGTAGTTATACACACAAGatggatataaatatataggTGGTATCTATACCTGTTTAAAAGATctctttttatctcttctcAAGACTCCATGGGTCATATGAAGCTTTGAAGGGAGGCAACACCACTGAAGCCATGGAGGATTTCACCGGAGGAGTCACAGAGTTCTACGAGATAAAGGATGCCCCTAAAGATATCTATAAAATCATGAAACATGCCATTGACAGAGGATCCCTCATGGCCAGTTCCATTGATGTGAGTCCATATGAACTTTACAGATAAGAAATGACAGAGGAGAGGGACCTCTCTATTCATAACCAAATGTACATGACCTTTGGAACTGGTTGGTTTAGGCCACATAGAAAACATCCATTTCTAGGAGACGGAGCAATCCCCCCTAGAGACCAGCCATTAGCAAACAGTGAGTACCAAAAGGGAAACAAACAGAAGTAGAACATGGAGGTGGAAAGAACAGGTACAATCAGCAAAACCAGTACCTCTTCCCTCTCAAGACCCTAACACAATGAAATAGGTTAATATGAGGATGCTGCAACTTGGTTAAGACACAAATCTTCATGTCAAAGATCTTAAGTGTGCAGATTAACATTTTATTGTCCACATGGCTTCAGACCGTCTTCACTTATTGtggtaaatttaaaaagtaaaaaaataatactttatgGAGTACCATATTTCAGTAAAGGTGGGAGAACAGTGCTATCGACCACTTTAGATAAGTATGGACataatgaggaaaaagagaagtaaTCTGGGCTATCTTTTACCCCTCATCTTCCTCCATGATACTTTTCTCCCATTCTCTGTGCCAGGATGACCTAGGCTTTTCCTATGGATCAGCTCCTCGGAGCAACATTGGGGAACTGATTGCTCGCATGGTGAAGAATCAAGAAAATGCACAGATGACTCAGTCTACTGTAGACTACCAGGGGACTGAGGAGAGACCAGCCTGGGTATGTCTCCTAAGCAGGTGACTTCAGAATGCTTTTATCTACAAACTGTTAGAGAAACATATCACCTATGCTTTTAAATCCTTATTTGGTTTCTCAGAATAACACTAATGAAATGGATGCTGGTTGATGTGTGTGTTAAAAGACTTCAGTGCTTTCCAGCACCGTGACTGATATTAGAGGGCTTCACTGATACTGAGGCATTAAACGGCTGTTGGCTTGTGACACAAGCTTATAATTTGCAGAATAAGAAATTTATTAGTGGATTTTATCAAGTCTCTTGCTGGAATAGGGTGGAGAGAATGAAAAAACTAAAATACTAGAATAGAACAAAATCCTTGAGTGTGCATGGAatgtcaaagaaagaaaaagcaagctCTGCATAGCTCTCGGTCCAGGCAAAATAGCTCTTAGTGAACTTATTTTGAGGCAGAGTGCTCTAGCCATTAATAGAGGAGAGCATGCTCTAGTTTTTTGTGCacgcttttttttttgattactGCAAACAAAGTCCTCATTAAAAATGCctaacacagaaaagaaaaaacacgTGGAGTTTTATATGTGTGATGAAACACAAAGTAACTCCAGCATACCCACATAAGTATCTAGCAAAATAGAGGGATGTTAAAACCCTCTAAGAAAAAATCCCATACTGGACAACTTAGAAGCTTTCGAACTTTAGAGGGACACTTGGCTGCCTTCTCTGTGTCAGGCAGCTGTCATACCTTGCTCTTTAGggtgctgcatttccatgacaATGAAATTACATCTCTTGTTTTACAGGGGCGTAGGGAAGGgtgggagaaaaacaacaacaaaaaaaaaccaaaaaaaaaccaaaaaaaaaaaaaaaaaaaaaccaccaaagaaAAATCCTCCACAATTACATCACTCAATACTTTTGGTTGTGCAAACTTTCTTCTGCATTTGCAGCTGaaacaactgatttttttctcttctgacatCCATATTTAGTTCTTCCTAAAGGACTGAAATGGTGTCATTCTTTGGGAAATACCAGTATGACTATCTTGTTTGGCAAGCATGACTACCCAAACCTCCCATGTCTGGGGGAGAATTTCCTCCTTAATGACTGTATACTAAAAGAAGATTGCAAAACTCTTTCTATACTGGTTGCCCCAGCAGCTGTTGTGATGCTGGTTATTGCATATTCCTGAACcatcaccaggaaaaaaaaatcaggattctTTATGGAAAGAGGCAGATGAAACACTTCCAAAACCTGGACTTTGAGTTGTCCAGGTCACCAGAAATTAATGTTCTTCAatagaaagaagagaaaggagttCTGACAAGTGATGATGGCAACAACatgagaagaaacaaagaaaaaaggaaattggtGTGAGGTTATAGCATGGAAAAGGAaccaagggaaaagaaaccaaatagATGCTGAAgtgaaataatggaaaacaaTTGCAACATCCAGGAAATATTTGGATGAGATCTTCCCTGTGCAAGCTGAGAACATTTCTGTGTGACTTTACTAATTCTTCCCCAGGATCCAGCCCTGTCTTTTTCTGCCATTAGATGTGTCAAGAAGGGTGGCAGAGTTACTGACAGGACTTTCTAGGTATCTCTCAGCAACAGGCACAGAGAAGAAGGGGAAATTTAGGTCCTGGTCCACATGCATGTGGCAGGGTCTGCCCCTCTCACTGGTACTGGACAGCTCCCATACAAGCACAGCAGGCTGTGTGCATCTGCTATCTTGTTCCCAATTCCAGATTTCACAGATAAACAAGTAAAAATCCATCAGACACACTAAAAGCTGATGACTAAGACAGCAAGTGCATTTATACCTGAGCAACACAGTTATGCCCTTCCTGAAAGTTAGATGCAACAAGACAGTGTCAGTTACCAGGCACAGTGTATCAAATAGGGTgtttaaatgtcattttgatAAGATAGCAGCCATGTGGAAAGATGAAAGTATTCTAGGTGTTgatttgctctgctttttaaCCAGTTCATGTGTAGTAACCTTACAGAGCTATACAAGAACATACCATCCTAGAAAAGGCTGAACAGTCCTTCTAATACAAAAAGCTAATTATTTGATTAAGTGTGCTATATCCTGCCATGTTCCAAGTGCAAAAAGCAATAGCCtacaaaaaaggggaaaagacaCCAGAAAATGTCCTTTCCAATTGATATTAtcaaccttttcctttttcaatttATACTTCGCTCCTTTCTAATCATCAACGTGAATTCTATGGGCACTTAGCTTGACCACTTTGAGAACAAGGCAAAAAATCCTGTCAGCTGAACAGTGTCACCCTCCCTGTGAAAGCCTAGGGTGGCAGCACGTGCCCTCGAGCAGGCAGCTAAGCTTTGCGTGAGTCCCACGggtgtttctctctctctaatAGACCATAGTGCCAATGCAGTACGAGACACGGATGTCCTGCGGGCTCGTCAAAGGGCACGCCTACTCCGTGACGGCCGTGGAAGAGGTACGTGCACCactcctctccagctgtgcgCAGCTGCAGCCGCCGCTGGCCTGGCCCCACGCGCGGCAGCAAAGCCATGAGAGGAGtgtaaagcaaaagaaattatgagctaaggaaacaaaattatattcaaataaGTAAAAATCTTGTGGACAAAGAAACCTATCCAAGTTTTGGCTCTCTGGGGAAACGCCCACTTCGGCAAAGGCGGCCACCTCCTGGTCTTACAGCCACCCCAAGAAGATCAGGCTGGGGTATGGCCCAGAAAAGCACCATCGCTGAAGGGTGTGGTGATAGGCagaacatttccttttaaaccTACTCTCAGTCTATTCTTGttgcctttatttattttttttttttcaattagaCAGtatttaaaggggaaaaaatacgTCTGGTAAGGCTGAGAAACCCCTGGGGCCAGGTGGAATGGAATGGAGCCTGGAGTGACAAGTGAGTAAAAAAGAGCTTCACACgatttgaaagagaaattgcaGCTTTATTTGCCTTTATGCAGCTTTTGCATAATTCTAATATTCAGTGATGAGGTATCTGAATTGTCTTTGTTGTAATTTTGAAGTTGATTGAGTGCTTAGCTGAAactatgaaaaagaaaagagtacCTAATGAGATGTTGAGAGGCTTTAATAAATGGAAATTAAGTTATGAAAGAACTGAATTAAGCAAGATGTCAGTGTTTTCCTTAAAGGAATTTCAATAGGTATGCCAGCAATGATAATATGCAAACACCTTTTTATTCAAGCTAAGTAAAATTAACACAGTTCAGCAGGTGTTAGAGAGCTACTAAGAGGAATTCTaagagaaggctgagagaagTAGGacaatttcttctttaatttgGGCATGTGGAGAAGAGGATAGCGTTAAGAACAAATAATTGCAAGGcttacaaaggaaaaattatgtgGAGGTAGCAAGATGACTCTTGATTTTTCACTCTATGAGGCTAAAGTGTAGAAAGTTTGATGAAAACTATATTGCAAATCTTAAGCTAACTTGTTTACTCCTTTGAAGGTCAGAGGAGTGGGATTCTGTTGACGAAGCAGAGAAAATCCGCCTGCAGCACAAGGTCGTGGAGGATGGGGAATTCTGGTAAGAGCATCAGTTTCTCTAGGAAATATGCAATcatagcaaaaaaattaatgccACTGCACTACTACAAATCTGCTAAAACCATTGCAGtgatctctgctccccttcaCATTCCCAATAAGCCCTGCTCTGTGATCCTCTCACTCTCCCGCCAGGGATTATTCAGTGCCATCAGCACAGTCTTTCTAATTATGCTACACTTTCACAAGCTCTCCATCACTCTTCCTACTTACCATCCTCTCAGCTCAGTTTCTCTGAGTTTGGAGCTGTACCTGTGGTAACTGACCAACCAGCAGAacaaaagcatttggaaaacatGGCACTCCCACTGCAAACTTGTCCCAGTAGTGACAGTGGTGTTGGTCACTGTCCCCCACATCCTCAGGGTCTTTCAGACAACTGCCAGCCATGTAAATGCATTTAGGTTCAATTTTCTCTCAATTCCTCCAGGATATCATTTCAAGATTTCATGAGGCACTTCACGAAGCTTGAGATCTGTAACCTCACACCAGATACTCTGGAAGTGGATAAATTCCAGACCTGGACCGTGTCAGTCAACGAAGGACGCTGGGTGagaggctgctcagctggagGTTGCCGCAATTATCCAGGTAAACAAAGGGTCTTTAGAGATATGGCCTCTTTGATGGGGACTAGGTTAGATCCCAAAGGCTAAGTCATACCACAGCCTGGTTAGTGCTCAGCCATAGGAAAAGCCTTGCATCCTCAGTGGACAAGGCATGCAAGTGGTCGCTGGAAATCTTCTGTCACTCTGCTGTAACAGAACATGATAAGCCCAAAAGGCAGCCCTGGCAAAGATAAGTCATTGTTCAAGTACTTCACAGTGCCACAAGTAAAAGGGATAAATTTCATCTTAACAGTTAGTTTTCACTTGGGAAATTCACTTTTGTGGATTAGCAATAGCTTTAGGGACTTAGGAAGTTTGTCAGATGACGGTTCTCCATATATCCTCTTGCTATGCAGTTGTTAGAATTAAGTAATAGccataatatttaaaaaaacccatgtaTGTCTTAGCCAAACTTTAACCTTTCCCTCAGGAGCCATAGGCAGGGAACTTAAAAGTTCTCTTTGATCATGAGCATCATTAGAAGACTGAAGCTTTACATGTTTTCTTTGGGTTGCTGGTGGGATTTCACAGATACATTTTGGACCAATCCCCAGTATCGCTTGAAGCTCCTGGAAGAAGATGATGATCCTGAGGATGAAGAAGTTATCTGCAGCTTCCTTGTCGCACTGATGcagaaaaacaggaggaaagagCGCAAGCTGGGAGCCAACCTGTACACCATTGGCTTTGCCATCTATGAGGTAACAGCTCTAGATTTTGCTCTTTGCACTGTGGTTGCAAATCCTGTGTCACGATCCACTCATACGAATGGGGGTCGTGATGGTTCGTTAACTGATCTCAGAGACTTACATCCTGACAGTATGCATTTACCAAGAGAGTCACTGAATCATTCAAGCTGATTATATCAATTGCCATTTTTGCTTTGCAAGGAAGTCAGAAAATctgaagagaggaaggaaattcAAGTCTTTCTAACTGCTTGTACTGTAGTAATGTCAGGGTTTACCCATCTATTAAGTAAGACACTTTTTAGGCTTTTATAGTGACCTAATGCCAGATTTTAGCATACACTTTCCCATATATTCTTCAATCTCCCTTTTATCCTTTCTGAAACTAAGCATTTCATTGGCAGAAGAgcatgaaaaaggaaacagactTCCAAGACTCATACGTAGCAATTAACCTCCATCCATGCTGTTGACTTGATGAAAAAGTCAATTTACTCAGTCCCTTGCACAAACATATTTGGTTCAGATTTTAGCTGATTTCATGTAGATGCCAAAAAACTtagaaaggaagagggaaagtGCTTATCTGACTAAGGGCATTTTAACTACTGTGTCCCCAGAACTGTAGTAGAATGCCCTTCTGTATGACCTATAAACATGTAGTCTCCCCTTGCAGTTCTGactgtttcttctctctgtttctcCCTAAGGTGCCCAAAGAGGTATGCGCAGAAGGGAGCCAGATTGACATCTTGGTGTATACTAGTGTTACTGTAGTGCCTGGCAGTAAGTCAGCAGGAGACTGTCCAGTCAAGTTTGTTTTCGGGGATGTAACAGCAGAAGAACTGCTAACCTTTTTGCTTTGAGTGTTTATTAGTAACATTTTGTGAGTAGTTTTTAGTTCCTTTGCACTCACACCCCATTTTCACTTGGACCTTTTCATCAgtgcttcttttctcttctgtggtGGCCTGGCCATCCCTTGCACAGTTGGTCAGAGATCCAGGAAGCAGTGCCTGTGGGGGCTTAGCCTTTTCACTCCATGGATAACCACCCTAAACCACTTGCGTTTCCTCctaaaaataacacaaatgGCCTACATTCTGCAGTCACAGTTTTGTCTGCGTTCTTAGAATTTGTTTAGAAAATGAATGGTATTTTCTGACATTGAAGAAagcttattaaaaatacagagattaCATTTTCTCTGAGCCTCATAGTAGCTGAATCATTGGCATCACAAGTTTTGCTAACAAGCTCACCTAGAGGCTGTTACCTGGAAAGCATGAGGATGACATCTAAATGTTGTCTTTGCCAACTATCTTACAGATGgttatttctgcaaaaaaacAGCCTGCAAATGTGTTTAGCCAACAATTCTTGGCTTAGTTTTAATATTTGAACTAACACAACGTTTGATTGTCATATTTGTTTAGCAGATACAGAACTCATGTTTTGTCTAGACAAGGACACATTTACACTGAAACCATCTTCACTTTACCACTTTGCATATAGGAGTTTGCTTACACCTTTCCTTGCCATGCACCCTCCAAGGAAAGTGGCTGAGCTTTGGTTACATACAACCCAGCATCTAACAAAAGTGCCTGCACAGCAGAAGTCAGCCACACAATCTGTAGGTGGGCCCTGGAGCAGCGCTCAGAAACCAACTAGACTCAGTCAGTGGGAACATAAAGGTGACAGAGTGTACCTGCCACCAGCTACCACCactcctcagctccctgcttgctaagctgctccttcctgtgttttctgtccCAGCCGTGCACTGCCCGCATGGCAACCTACCTGGGCAATGGGCAAGGCTTCCTTGAAGACAAATGGACTCATTTGTTCTGCAGATGCATGGTACTAAGCACCACTtgcagaaggattttttcctctaCAATGCCTCCAAAGCTAGAAGTAAGACCTACATAAACATGCGAGAAATCTCTGAGCGCTTCCGGTTACCTCCCAGTGAGTACGTCATCATCCCATCGAC
This region of Motacilla alba alba isolate MOTALB_02 chromosome 5, Motacilla_alba_V1.0_pri, whole genome shotgun sequence genomic DNA includes:
- the CAPN3 gene encoding calpain-3 isoform X3, producing the protein MPTAINAAVAQQTAAGSVPSTTAGTTEGAGGGTGGIYSAIISRNQPIIRIKEKTYEELHKKCLEKNILYEDPDFPPNESSLFYSQKSPVKFEWKRPREICENPRFIIGGANRTDICQGELGNCWFLAAIACLTLNKKLLCRVIPHDQSFIQNYAGIFHFQFWRYGDWVDVVIDDCLPTYNNQLVFTKSSQRNEFWSALLEKAYAKLHGSYEALKGGNTTEAMEDFTGGVTEFYEIKDAPKDIYKIMKHAIDRGSLMASSIDDDLGFSYGSAPRSNIGELIARMVKNQENAQMTQSTVDYQGTEERPAWTIVPMQYETRMSCGLVKGHAYSVTAVEETVFKGEKIRLVRLRNPWGQVEWNGAWSDKSEEWDSVDEAEKIRLQHKVVEDGEFWISFQDFMRHFTKLEICNLTPDTLEVDKFQTWTVSVNEGRWVRGCSAGGCRNYPDTFWTNPQYRLKLLEEDDDPEDEEVICSFLVALMQKNRRKERKLGANLYTIGFAIYEVPKEMHGTKHHLQKDFFLYNASKARSKTYINMREISERFRLPPSEYVIIPSTYDPHQEGEFILRVFSEKRSLSEEVENMIEAERPLRSSTKAHEESEEQKQFRNIFRQIAGDDMEINAEELRNVLNNVVKKHKDLRSEGFELESCRSMIALMDTDGSGKINFDEFRHLWDKIKSWQKIFKRYDTDHSGTINSYEMRNAVNDAGFRLNNQLYDIITMRYADKNMNIDFDSFICCFVRLDAMFRAFHAFDKDGDGIIKLNVLEWLQLTLYA